In Bythopirellula goksoeyrii, a single window of DNA contains:
- a CDS encoding DegT/DnrJ/EryC1/StrS family aminotransferase, translated as MTTIEDAAEALGATFRGRPAGTLADIGCFSCNGNKIMTTRGGGMLVTENAEWAKCVRDFATQARDHALHDEHSQGADNFRLGNLLAKVGRGELAV; from the coding sequence GTGACAACTATTGAAGACGCGGCAGAGGCTCTCGGCGCGACCTTCCGCGGCCGGCCTGCCGGCACGCTGGCCGACATCGGCTGTTTTTCATGCAACGGAAACAAGATTATGACGACCCGTGGTGGTGGCATGCTTGTCACGGAGAACGCAGAGTGGGCAAAGTGCGTCCGGGATTTCGCAACGCAAGCGCGTGATCACGCCCTGCACGACGAGCATTCTCAAGGTGCAGACAACTTTCGACTCGGCAATCTGTTGGCAAAGGTCGGCCGAGGGGAGCTGGCGGTGTGA
- a CDS encoding S8 family serine peptidase → MRKSQKKQFDWKGGFEILEDRRVMSADPLSGFLENGIVHHSFDESMVHHDFAEEAMPIEHHLASEPDFWIDPSETLTLDEQLDQIEQTLSSAHNTTGLNEVLADYGFTGKGQTVAIIDSGIAYNHFALGGGLGANYRVVGGYDFTENDSDPHDDGPSGSHGTHVAGIVGGDAGSDRGVASGVDLVALRVFDDSGAGYMSWVESALQWVHQHRNDFENPITAVNLSLGIPGYNSSSFLTTSLDDEFAQLKADGIFISVSAGNDYASYKTPGLGNPASSPNVVPVMSVKDNGELAGYSQRHTSAIAAPGSSIRSTVPDYRGDNNGIDDDYAYYSGTSMASPYIAGASVLIRQAMEFVGYAEISQDTIYTHMRDTATEFLDAATNLTFKRINLEAAISALMPTDDYGSTLATAFNLGNLTSTVSQNGVIGTLNDIDYFKFTASSDGTVTFEADNMTHELAAAWSVSGSTGTVSGNQNESFSFDVVAGQNYTVGFSSSGGLGYYNLAATLESSFSYVDWGTISYAQLSDLTVDGESWYRVQASQAGYLTVESVFAAQGGQVNLMLYDANMQMVSSGNAAGGTSRVDVYASAGEEFYVCVQGTNDDVDYRLSNLVSVIGTTVNVTGTAGDDTFAFTAGGTHQITVNGVTHEFAAIAVTNVHFDGGAGADAIVMTGTSGVETATLRVGNTSLVGTGFEASAQSIENVVVNSGGGADVANLYDSAGDDTLVARPDSGRLFGSSFDHTVKNFKEVKVHATAGGYDVASFYDSAGDDVYVAWPDRVQMYGTGYNNTAWGFDRSTVQATAGGYDVASFYDSAGDDVYVAKSTNVTMYGEGYYHVVWGFDRSSVQATAGGYDVASFYDSAGDDVYVAKSTNVTMYGEGYYNVVWGFDRSTVQATAGGYDVASFYDSAGDDVYVAKSTNVTMYGEGYYNVVWGFDRSTVQATAGGYDVASFYDSAGDDTYVAKWNNVTMYGEGYYNVVWGFDRSTVQATAGGYDLASFYDSTGDDIYAAWSDRVQMYGAGYNNVAWGFERTIAQATAGGNDQADLYDSAGNDSIVARAWGAYLSGQGYNNETRGFEQITANMINGGVNTADVQAVDYIFNLVGQWN, encoded by the coding sequence ATGCGCAAGTCCCAAAAGAAGCAATTCGACTGGAAAGGCGGCTTCGAAATTCTGGAAGACCGTCGTGTCATGTCGGCCGACCCGCTCAGTGGTTTCTTAGAGAATGGAATTGTCCACCACTCGTTCGACGAATCCATGGTTCATCATGACTTCGCCGAAGAAGCGATGCCGATCGAACATCACCTGGCATCGGAACCGGACTTTTGGATCGACCCGAGCGAAACGCTCACGCTCGACGAGCAGCTAGACCAGATAGAACAAACCCTTTCCAGTGCCCACAACACGACAGGACTCAATGAGGTGTTGGCCGATTATGGCTTCACCGGCAAAGGACAAACCGTCGCGATCATCGACAGCGGTATTGCCTATAATCACTTTGCCCTAGGAGGAGGACTAGGAGCGAACTATCGGGTCGTAGGAGGCTATGATTTCACTGAAAACGATAGCGACCCGCATGACGACGGCCCCAGTGGTTCCCATGGAACGCACGTCGCCGGAATCGTCGGCGGTGATGCAGGTAGCGATCGTGGCGTAGCATCAGGGGTCGATCTTGTCGCCCTGAGAGTCTTTGATGACTCGGGTGCCGGGTACATGAGTTGGGTTGAAAGTGCTCTGCAATGGGTTCACCAACACCGCAATGACTTCGAGAACCCCATCACGGCAGTCAATCTTTCGCTCGGCATCCCTGGTTACAACTCGAGTTCTTTCTTAACGACTTCGTTGGACGATGAATTTGCTCAGTTGAAAGCAGATGGGATTTTCATTTCCGTTTCTGCAGGCAATGACTATGCCAGCTACAAGACCCCGGGGCTGGGCAATCCTGCCTCCAGCCCCAACGTGGTGCCGGTGATGTCGGTCAAGGATAACGGAGAACTCGCCGGCTACAGCCAACGACACACCAGCGCGATCGCTGCTCCCGGCTCTTCTATTCGTAGCACAGTCCCCGATTATCGAGGAGATAATAACGGGATCGACGATGATTACGCTTATTATTCGGGGACCAGTATGGCTTCCCCCTACATTGCCGGAGCGAGCGTCTTGATTCGCCAGGCCATGGAGTTCGTCGGCTACGCGGAGATCTCCCAAGATACGATCTACACGCACATGCGAGACACGGCGACGGAGTTTCTGGACGCAGCGACGAATCTTACTTTCAAACGCATCAACCTCGAAGCAGCCATCAGTGCCTTGATGCCCACCGATGACTACGGCTCCACCCTGGCCACTGCGTTCAATCTAGGAAATCTCACGAGCACCGTGAGCCAAAACGGCGTGATCGGCACGCTCAATGATATTGATTACTTCAAATTCACTGCCAGTAGCGACGGGACGGTCACGTTTGAAGCCGACAACATGACCCACGAGCTGGCAGCAGCCTGGTCGGTTTCTGGAAGTACCGGCACGGTCAGTGGCAACCAAAACGAATCTTTCTCCTTCGATGTGGTCGCTGGGCAGAACTACACGGTCGGGTTCTCTTCCAGTGGAGGCTTGGGTTATTACAACCTAGCAGCCACGCTGGAAAGCAGTTTTTCCTATGTCGACTGGGGAACCATTTCCTACGCGCAACTGAGCGATTTGACTGTGGATGGCGAAAGCTGGTATCGCGTGCAGGCCAGTCAGGCTGGCTATTTGACGGTAGAAAGTGTCTTCGCTGCGCAAGGTGGGCAAGTCAATCTGATGCTCTACGACGCAAATATGCAGATGGTGAGCTCCGGGAATGCCGCCGGCGGCACCTCGCGGGTGGATGTCTATGCATCTGCGGGTGAGGAATTTTATGTGTGCGTCCAGGGCACGAACGACGATGTCGACTACCGATTGAGCAACCTGGTTTCGGTCATAGGTACCACGGTAAACGTAACAGGAACCGCCGGTGATGATACGTTTGCTTTTACGGCGGGGGGTACGCATCAGATAACCGTCAACGGAGTGACCCACGAATTTGCTGCGATTGCGGTAACGAATGTTCATTTCGACGGCGGTGCCGGTGCAGACGCGATTGTGATGACAGGCACGAGTGGGGTTGAGACGGCCACGCTGAGGGTAGGAAATACGAGTCTCGTCGGTACAGGTTTTGAAGCTTCGGCTCAGTCTATCGAAAACGTCGTTGTCAATAGCGGTGGCGGCGCTGATGTGGCGAATCTGTACGACTCCGCCGGAGACGATACCCTAGTAGCACGTCCCGATTCTGGACGACTGTTCGGCAGTTCCTTTGACCACACGGTGAAAAACTTTAAGGAAGTGAAGGTCCATGCAACGGCCGGTGGGTATGACGTGGCTTCGTTCTACGATTCGGCCGGCGACGATGTCTATGTGGCATGGCCTGACCGCGTCCAAATGTACGGCACGGGCTACAACAACACAGCTTGGGGCTTCGATCGATCAACCGTTCAGGCAACGGCCGGTGGGTATGACGTGGCTTCCTTCTACGATTCGGCCGGCGACGATGTGTATGTAGCGAAGTCAACCAATGTCACCATGTACGGCGAGGGTTACTACCATGTGGTGTGGGGATTCGATCGCTCGTCCGTGCAGGCCACGGCTGGCGGCTATGACGTGGCTTCCTTCTACGATTCGGCCGGCGACGATGTGTATGTGGCGAAGTCAACCAATGTCACCATGTACGGCGAGGGTTACTACAATGTGGTGTGGGGATTCGATCGCTCGACCGTGCAGGCCACGGCCGGCGGGTATGACGTGGCTTCGTTCTACGATTCTGCCGGCGACGATGTGTATGTAGCGAAGTCAACCAATGTCACCATGTACGGCGAGGGTTACTACAATGTGGTGTGGGGATTCGATCGCTCGACCGTGCAGGCCACGGCCGGCGGGTATGACGTGGCTTCGTTCTACGATTCTGCCGGCGACGATACGTATGTGGCGAAGTGGAACAATGTCACGATGTATGGCGAGGGTTACTATAATGTGGTGTGGGGATTCGATCGCTCGACCGTGCAAGCCACGGCCGGCGGGTATGACTTGGCTTCCTTCTACGATTCGACCGGCGACGACATCTATGCGGCATGGTCCGACCGAGTCCAGATGTACGGCGCTGGCTACAACAATGTTGCTTGGGGCTTTGAGCGCACCATCGCACAAGCTACGGCTGGAGGAAATGACCAGGCGGACCTGTACGACTCAGCGGGCAACGATTCGATCGTAGCGAGGGCTTGGGGTGCGTACTTGTCTGGCCAAGGATACAACAATGAGACGCGCGGGTTTGAGCAAATCACTGCGAATATGATCAACGGCGGTGTCAATACAGCGGATGTGCAAGCCGTCGATTACATCTTTAATCTCGTCGGACAATGGAACTAG
- the istA gene encoding IS21 family transposase, with translation MEQWTEVRRRVLTGELSKRAACREYEMSWQTLAKMLTHTEPPGYRMQQPRKKRKLDPFLPIIHEILQADKLAPKKQRHTATRIFQRLCEEHGYEGAYTSVRNAVRQWKQQTQEVFLPLSHPPGEAQVDFGHAYVDLAGEREQLALFVMSLPYSDALYIQGFPRECTESFQEGHKRAIEFFEGVPTRISYDNSRVAVAKITGSRDREPTREFLRLQSHYLYESHFCLVRRANEKGHVENLVGYGRRNFLVPVPRVGSLTELNAELERLCRADLERTLRGKSASKRELLAEERTAMLDLPRQSFDARRVTQANANSLSLVQFDTNSYSVPVKYAHREITVVASVDEVHLVFQGELIARHARHWGREQYLFDPVHYLALLEKKPGGFDHARPLKDWELPECFTTLRRRMETEPTGLGTREYIRTLRLLESCSLQELTGAVDYALDIGIHDADSIRVILEHRRESPVGLFSLDGRPHLRAVTVTETYVSAYQALLAEDVR, from the coding sequence ATGGAACAATGGACCGAAGTCCGTCGCCGGGTGCTAACCGGCGAATTGTCGAAACGAGCGGCTTGCCGCGAGTATGAGATGAGCTGGCAGACACTGGCGAAAATGCTCACGCACACCGAGCCGCCAGGTTATCGGATGCAGCAGCCACGCAAGAAGCGGAAGCTCGATCCCTTCCTGCCGATCATCCACGAGATTCTCCAAGCCGATAAGTTGGCACCGAAGAAGCAGCGGCACACGGCCACGCGAATTTTCCAGCGACTGTGCGAAGAACATGGCTATGAAGGTGCTTACACCTCGGTTCGCAATGCAGTCCGCCAGTGGAAGCAGCAGACCCAGGAAGTCTTCTTGCCTCTGTCGCACCCGCCAGGTGAAGCCCAAGTCGATTTCGGCCATGCGTATGTCGACTTGGCAGGAGAGCGCGAGCAGCTTGCCCTGTTTGTCATGAGTTTGCCGTACAGCGACGCGCTGTACATACAGGGGTTCCCGCGGGAATGCACCGAGTCGTTCCAAGAAGGCCACAAGCGGGCAATCGAGTTCTTCGAGGGGGTGCCGACAAGAATCAGCTACGACAACAGCCGTGTTGCAGTGGCCAAGATCACCGGCAGTCGCGACCGTGAACCAACACGCGAGTTCCTGCGTTTGCAGAGTCATTATCTCTATGAATCCCACTTCTGCCTAGTCCGCCGAGCCAATGAGAAGGGGCATGTCGAGAACCTGGTGGGTTACGGCAGGCGGAACTTCCTAGTGCCAGTGCCGAGAGTTGGTTCACTCACGGAATTGAACGCAGAGCTGGAGCGTCTTTGTCGGGCCGATCTGGAGCGGACATTGCGAGGCAAGTCGGCCTCGAAACGCGAACTGCTCGCCGAAGAACGTACCGCGATGCTCGACTTGCCTCGGCAATCGTTTGATGCTCGCAGGGTTACCCAGGCCAATGCCAACTCGTTATCACTCGTTCAATTCGACACCAACAGCTACAGCGTTCCCGTAAAATACGCCCATCGCGAAATCACGGTGGTAGCCAGTGTCGACGAAGTGCACCTCGTATTCCAAGGGGAACTCATCGCGCGTCACGCACGGCACTGGGGTCGAGAACAGTATCTGTTCGACCCGGTGCATTATCTGGCACTGTTGGAGAAGAAGCCAGGTGGTTTCGATCACGCCAGACCGCTGAAAGATTGGGAGCTGCCGGAGTGTTTTACCACACTTCGGCGGAGAATGGAGACCGAGCCTACTGGGCTTGGTACGCGAGAATACATTCGCACCCTGCGGCTCCTCGAGTCATGTTCCTTGCAGGAACTCACTGGCGCGGTTGACTACGCGCTCGACATTGGCATCCACGATGCCGATAGCATTCGAGTGATTCTGGAACATCGTCGCGAATCGCCAGTCGGGCTGTTTTCGCTCGATGGTCGTCCCCACCTCCGGGCGGTGACGGTCACCGAGACCTATGTCTCGGCCTACCAGGCGCTATTGGCGGAGGACGTGCGATGA
- the istB gene encoding IS21-like element helper ATPase IstB has protein sequence MTETKSTVLVKHHLKQLKLPNMHSECEKIAARSAQENLDYLAFLLSLCELELVDRERRAAERRLKAASFPAHKTLDEFDFGAQPSVNKPLVLELVKGEYLQKRENLILVGASGTGKTHLATALGMAACLAGQKVRFFRVTELITTLIEARDEKSLLRLRSQLAKQHLLILDELGYVPASKVGAELLFDIIATAYERQSLIVTTNLPFESWTEVLGSERLTGAALDRLTHRCQIIETTGESYRLKDAQQRRRKKSQE, from the coding sequence ATGACCGAAACCAAGAGTACCGTGCTGGTAAAACATCACCTCAAACAATTGAAGTTACCGAACATGCACAGTGAGTGTGAGAAGATAGCGGCCCGCAGTGCGCAGGAGAACCTCGATTATTTGGCATTCCTACTCTCCTTGTGTGAGCTGGAACTGGTCGACCGGGAGCGGCGGGCTGCGGAGCGGAGACTCAAAGCCGCAAGCTTTCCGGCCCACAAGACGCTCGATGAGTTTGACTTTGGAGCGCAGCCCTCCGTCAACAAGCCGCTGGTACTGGAGCTCGTGAAAGGGGAATACCTTCAAAAGCGGGAGAATCTCATCCTGGTCGGTGCCAGTGGTACCGGGAAGACTCATTTGGCCACGGCACTCGGCATGGCCGCCTGCCTGGCGGGACAGAAGGTCCGTTTCTTTCGCGTTACCGAATTGATCACCACGCTGATCGAGGCTCGGGATGAAAAGTCGCTGCTTCGCTTGCGTTCACAACTGGCCAAGCAGCACTTGTTGATCCTTGATGAGCTGGGCTACGTGCCAGCCAGCAAGGTGGGGGCCGAACTGTTGTTCGACATTATCGCCACCGCCTACGAGCGGCAGAGCCTGATCGTGACCACCAACTTGCCATTCGAAAGCTGGACCGAAGTCCTTGGCAGTGAGCGGCTCACGGGCGCTGCGCTCGATCGGCTGACCCACCGCTGCCAGATCATCGAAACCACTGGCGAAAGTTATCGTCTCAAGGATGCCCAGCAGCGGCGCCGAAAGAAGTCTCAGGAGTAA
- a CDS encoding replication initiation factor domain-containing protein has translation MADFLDGSNKQRTVSHPRLPRSAAAEHLREVADADVSFDPSQWEGPLGNTPSHNHQCITQSNEIEQDLDKPPEAGATKAAAYQCAFQPLGGEDWLGVSFYVDFTRSDESSDSTGFDSLARTLDQAQAAAVDLERAKDNYIQVGAADEVMLGKHAFIVAPSGARLGGKGGLRMRWRLHSQHGLTVLIANMPEVHSSCPNVSIQASSEPLMRWGFSKVWGLMQDYIASMGGDIERNRLSRVDACVDLPEIEVGKFCEICNSEWFITRAKHGPNPYRQNGHATGFTVGKTPLLLRVYDKLRECGRESVKFCLLVDRGWAVVPESVTRVELQLSRTTLKKYGVDTVEDWINMRATILDKVIRSWFRLTDGPIDRRHTDRTAMHPLWENVCNAFTHCFGESDNLPLVPLPKQSVNMSKQVKQVVGILVGIFARIGKPIIDNEKFFREADFAMRDVVADRDLCAEVRRKMMKLGVPVPPVMDEACVVEKDTSENRVREQNLGLPF, from the coding sequence ATGGCTGATTTTTTAGATGGCTCTAATAAGCAAAGGACTGTTTCGCATCCGCGACTTCCTCGAAGTGCGGCTGCCGAGCACCTTCGAGAAGTCGCGGATGCGGATGTTTCGTTTGATCCTTCTCAGTGGGAGGGGCCCTTAGGTAACACCCCCTCCCACAATCACCAATGCATAACTCAGTCTAATGAAATTGAACAGGATCTAGACAAGCCCCCTGAAGCCGGAGCAACCAAAGCAGCTGCATATCAATGTGCATTCCAACCTCTAGGTGGTGAAGATTGGTTGGGAGTCTCCTTCTATGTTGACTTCACGCGATCAGATGAGTCGAGTGATTCAACCGGATTCGATTCATTGGCCAGAACTTTGGATCAGGCTCAAGCTGCTGCTGTCGATCTAGAACGTGCTAAAGACAATTACATCCAAGTTGGGGCAGCTGACGAAGTGATGCTTGGTAAGCACGCCTTCATCGTTGCACCTAGCGGTGCTCGACTTGGTGGTAAAGGCGGACTAAGGATGCGTTGGCGGCTGCACAGTCAGCATGGCCTGACGGTATTAATAGCCAATATGCCTGAAGTGCATTCTTCTTGCCCTAATGTGAGCATACAAGCGAGTTCTGAACCACTCATGCGATGGGGCTTTTCTAAGGTTTGGGGGCTCATGCAGGACTATATCGCATCGATGGGCGGAGATATCGAGCGAAATCGTTTGTCTCGTGTTGATGCGTGCGTCGATCTTCCAGAAATCGAAGTTGGTAAGTTTTGTGAGATTTGTAATTCAGAATGGTTCATAACTCGTGCTAAGCATGGGCCGAATCCCTATCGCCAAAATGGACATGCTACAGGGTTCACTGTCGGGAAAACCCCCCTGCTCCTCCGCGTTTATGACAAGCTGCGTGAGTGCGGTCGTGAGTCAGTCAAGTTCTGCCTCTTAGTAGATCGCGGGTGGGCAGTTGTCCCTGAATCAGTTACTCGGGTTGAACTCCAGTTGAGTCGCACGACGCTAAAGAAATATGGCGTCGATACTGTGGAAGACTGGATCAATATGCGTGCGACAATTCTAGACAAGGTAATTAGATCTTGGTTTCGACTTACTGACGGCCCAATAGATCGCAGGCACACTGATCGAACAGCGATGCATCCACTCTGGGAAAACGTTTGCAACGCTTTTACTCACTGTTTCGGAGAGTCGGACAACTTGCCTTTGGTCCCTCTGCCAAAGCAGTCGGTAAATATGTCAAAGCAAGTCAAGCAAGTCGTCGGAATACTAGTCGGCATCTTTGCCAGAATTGGAAAACCAATCATTGACAATGAGAAGTTCTTTCGGGAGGCGGATTTTGCAATGCGTGATGTAGTAGCAGATCGTGATCTATGTGCAGAAGTTCGTAGAAAGATGATGAAGCTAGGCGTTCCTGTACCGCCTGTGATGGATGAAGCGTGTGTAGTTGAGAAAGACACTTCCGAAAACCGTGTTCGGGAGCAGAACCTAGGTTTACCTTTTTAG
- a CDS encoding helix-turn-helix domain-containing protein, whose product MLTVREVAESLRVSPTCVYQLIEKGKIACHRIGLGRGAIRVCESDLAGYVESCRKPGNKTAMRPPRPRGRLRHLKQ is encoded by the coding sequence ATGCTGACAGTTAGAGAAGTGGCCGAAAGCCTCCGCGTGAGTCCTACGTGTGTCTATCAATTGATCGAGAAAGGAAAAATTGCATGTCATCGAATCGGTCTCGGACGGGGAGCGATCCGAGTATGTGAGAGCGATTTGGCGGGATATGTAGAATCCTGCCGCAAGCCCGGGAACAAAACGGCAATGAGACCGCCACGCCCTCGGGGACGCCTTCGCCACCTCAAACAGTAG
- a CDS encoding tyrosine-type recombinase/integrase, with protein MSKKFPKPWYRPARGVWYVTIDGHQFNLGPDEDAAFEQYYHLMSSPPELRQAGDTVAGIIDAFLEWCQIHRSHATYEWYRSRAQLFVDSISNRLTVEQLKPFHLQRWIDSNPQWAPGNKRNACRAIQRPLAWAVQQGYIDKSPLQYFQKPPAGRRDQTVSFDEFRRLLRNTRDRSFRDLLLVTWETGARPQETLRVEARHVDLHHSRWVFPANEAKGGRLPRIIYLNTRALRITKRWLDRNESGPIFRNTRNKPWTKCSVNSRFFTLKRLLGTRYSLYSLRHTWATNALKNGVDPITVSQLMGHADTNMLARTYAHLAHDPAYLQAAAQRATV; from the coding sequence ATGTCGAAAAAGTTTCCAAAGCCGTGGTATCGCCCTGCTCGCGGTGTCTGGTACGTCACCATCGACGGCCACCAGTTCAATCTAGGTCCCGACGAGGACGCCGCGTTTGAGCAGTATTACCATCTCATGAGCAGCCCGCCGGAACTGCGACAAGCCGGAGACACGGTTGCGGGCATCATTGATGCTTTCCTTGAGTGGTGCCAAATCCATCGAAGTCATGCCACCTACGAGTGGTACCGATCACGAGCACAGCTGTTTGTTGACTCGATATCCAATCGACTTACCGTCGAGCAGCTCAAGCCGTTTCATCTTCAACGCTGGATCGATTCCAACCCACAATGGGCACCAGGCAACAAACGAAATGCTTGCCGAGCCATCCAACGTCCACTCGCCTGGGCAGTGCAGCAGGGGTATATCGACAAATCGCCATTGCAGTACTTCCAAAAGCCACCTGCAGGGCGACGAGACCAAACAGTGTCCTTTGATGAGTTTCGCCGCTTGTTACGCAATACACGGGACCGTTCATTTCGAGACCTGTTGCTTGTTACTTGGGAAACGGGAGCCAGACCGCAGGAAACATTGAGAGTTGAAGCCCGACATGTAGACCTTCACCATTCTCGATGGGTCTTTCCGGCCAACGAAGCAAAAGGGGGCCGCCTTCCACGAATTATCTATCTCAATACAAGAGCACTCCGAATTACCAAACGCTGGCTCGACAGGAATGAATCCGGGCCAATCTTCCGCAACACTCGCAACAAGCCCTGGACGAAGTGTTCAGTAAATTCTCGCTTTTTTACTCTCAAGCGATTGCTCGGAACTCGGTACAGTCTCTATTCCCTTAGACACACTTGGGCAACCAACGCACTTAAAAACGGGGTTGATCCAATCACGGTGTCTCAATTGATGGGTCACGCTGATACGAACATGCTTGCCCGGACCTATGCCCACCTAGCCCATGATCCCGCTTACCTTCAGGCAGCAGCACAAAGGGCTACTGTTTGA
- a CDS encoding thioredoxin-like domain-containing protein, translated as MLSPHFRLITALSLLSIVPTSKAEAAPSVADALKLTPVQAGVDFDTPAADKIDECTIKAEKTKGSTAWVVRGPQREILREFGDTNGDNVVDIWSYYRDGLEVYRDIDSNNNGKADQYRWFHSSGIRWALDQDEDNTIDGWKLISPEEVSEEVVKALADNDLARFKRLLLTTEDIKKLGLDAARAEQLEKRIEAAPDKFKKIVSTADLKPGFVFSDFGGVKPGMVPAGSQGVSKDLMVYESVWAMVKNGTEHRQLQLGTLISVGGAWKLIDGPTLGTGQQVAGGFFFDPGGQGIGERASIDSELAPTEKLQGLLADLEKVDEKLNTASPADKPELNKQRAGLLLAIANSVSDSNERDQWLKQLADSVSAATQEGSYPGGVAYLRDLEKQLAESEDTQDLQAYFEFHRMAAEYYGVTLTQPDVDISKAQEQWMKDLETFVETHPQSEHGAEALRAMAMGYEMSGQTEQAIKWYRKLASDFPENIAADLAKGAITRLSSEGKEISLKGTDLNGEPVDLEKLHGKAVVIQYWTTSSEHSTADHAVLKELVQKYGGKTLEVISVCLDFNRDAVIQYLQSNRLPWKQMYAEGGFDGRLASELGVVTVPLTIMVGPDGKVISNSIQVAEIESELKKL; from the coding sequence ATGCTCTCCCCTCATTTTCGACTGATTACAGCGCTGTCTCTCCTGTCGATTGTTCCTACTTCAAAAGCAGAGGCGGCACCTTCGGTGGCTGATGCTCTCAAGCTCACTCCTGTTCAGGCCGGTGTCGATTTCGACACGCCTGCAGCGGACAAAATCGACGAATGCACCATTAAGGCTGAGAAAACCAAAGGATCCACAGCCTGGGTCGTTCGTGGTCCTCAACGCGAGATTTTACGCGAGTTTGGCGATACCAACGGCGACAATGTGGTTGATATCTGGAGCTATTATCGAGACGGGTTGGAAGTCTATCGAGATATTGATTCCAACAACAATGGCAAAGCTGACCAATATCGCTGGTTCCATAGTTCCGGTATCCGCTGGGCATTGGATCAGGATGAAGACAATACAATTGATGGTTGGAAATTGATTTCTCCAGAAGAAGTCTCTGAGGAAGTTGTGAAAGCCCTAGCCGACAATGATTTGGCGAGATTCAAGAGATTGCTCCTGACTACGGAAGATATCAAGAAGCTAGGCCTCGATGCGGCCCGCGCTGAACAGTTGGAAAAACGTATTGAGGCCGCCCCCGACAAGTTCAAGAAGATCGTCTCCACGGCAGATTTGAAACCAGGGTTTGTTTTCAGCGATTTTGGTGGCGTCAAGCCGGGGATGGTGCCAGCAGGATCTCAAGGTGTTAGCAAGGATTTAATGGTCTACGAAAGCGTTTGGGCGATGGTGAAAAACGGAACCGAACATCGACAACTTCAGTTAGGCACACTTATTAGCGTCGGCGGTGCTTGGAAGTTGATCGACGGACCGACGCTGGGAACTGGCCAACAAGTGGCAGGAGGATTCTTTTTCGATCCTGGTGGGCAAGGTATCGGTGAGCGGGCCAGTATCGATAGCGAACTAGCGCCTACAGAGAAATTGCAAGGATTGCTCGCCGATTTGGAAAAGGTTGACGAAAAACTTAACACCGCTTCCCCGGCTGATAAACCGGAGCTCAACAAGCAACGGGCTGGACTACTGCTAGCGATTGCCAATTCTGTTTCGGATTCCAACGAACGAGATCAATGGCTCAAGCAGTTGGCCGATAGCGTGAGTGCGGCTACTCAAGAAGGGAGCTATCCCGGGGGAGTAGCTTATCTCCGTGATCTGGAAAAACAACTAGCCGAAAGCGAAGATACTCAGGACTTGCAGGCCTACTTCGAATTCCACCGGATGGCAGCTGAGTACTACGGGGTCACTCTCACTCAGCCAGATGTTGATATCTCGAAGGCCCAAGAACAGTGGATGAAAGACCTAGAGACCTTTGTGGAAACACACCCTCAATCGGAACATGGTGCCGAAGCGCTTCGAGCGATGGCTATGGGCTATGAAATGTCTGGCCAAACTGAACAGGCCATCAAGTGGTATCGCAAGCTGGCAAGTGATTTTCCCGAAAACATTGCGGCCGATCTAGCCAAAGGGGCTATTACGCGATTGAGCAGCGAAGGGAAAGAAATCTCCCTCAAAGGGACTGATCTCAATGGTGAGCCGGTGGACCTAGAGAAGCTACATGGCAAAGCGGTCGTCATTCAGTACTGGACCACTTCTTCTGAGCATAGTACAGCTGATCACGCTGTGCTGAAAGAACTAGTGCAAAAGTATGGCGGCAAGACGTTAGAGGTTATAAGCGTCTGCCTCGATTTCAATCGTGATGCAGTTATTCAATACCTCCAATCCAATCGCCTACCCTGGAAGCAAATGTATGCCGAGGGGGGGTTTGATGGCCGACTGGCTAGTGAGCTCGGCGTGGTTACGGTACCGTTGACCATCATGGTTGGTCCTGACGGAAAAGTCATCTCAAATAGCATTCAAGTTGCAGAAATCGAATCTGAACTCAAGAAGCTCTAG